In one window of Mesorhizobium sp. B2-1-1 DNA:
- a CDS encoding TldD/PmbA family protein, with protein MSDISDASRLTDRVAALVEAAKKAGADAADAVAVRGRSTGVSVRLGKVENTEASEGDDVSLRVFVGQRVASVSATAASDPKALAERAVAMARVSPEDPNQGLADPALLARQTRDLDLFDATEVSADQLKEAALAAEAAALAVKGVTNSAGSNASAGLGGLVLATSHGFLGHYVASRFSRSTSVIAGEGTGMERDYEFSSRQHFADLDAPEDIGRKAGERAVRRLGARKAATGPVDVVFDPRVARGIAGHLAGAINGAAVARKTSFLRDMMGKKVAASAITVTDEPLRRRGQASRPFDGEGVEGDKLFMVENGVLNHWFLSTSAARELGLVTNGRGSRSGSSVSPSSTNLAIEPGERSPEELIASLKTGFYVTEVFGQGVDMVTGEYSRGASGFWIDNGQLAYPVAEVTIASNLKTMFLNMVPASDLDRNFGTAAPTLLIEGMTLAGA; from the coding sequence ATGAGCGATATATCGGACGCATCAAGATTGACCGACCGCGTCGCGGCCCTGGTCGAGGCTGCCAAAAAAGCTGGCGCCGATGCCGCGGATGCCGTCGCGGTGCGTGGCCGCTCGACCGGTGTGTCGGTGCGGCTGGGCAAGGTCGAAAACACCGAGGCCTCGGAAGGCGACGACGTTTCGCTGCGTGTCTTTGTCGGCCAGCGGGTGGCAAGTGTTTCCGCGACTGCCGCGTCCGACCCGAAGGCGCTTGCCGAACGTGCCGTCGCCATGGCCAGGGTCTCTCCCGAAGATCCCAACCAGGGCCTCGCGGATCCGGCGCTGCTGGCCAGGCAGACGCGCGATCTCGACCTGTTCGATGCAACAGAAGTATCGGCCGACCAGTTGAAGGAAGCGGCACTGGCCGCGGAAGCGGCGGCCCTGGCCGTCAAAGGCGTGACCAATTCGGCGGGCAGCAATGCCAGCGCCGGGCTCGGAGGGCTGGTATTGGCCACCTCGCACGGCTTCCTCGGCCATTATGTCGCCTCGCGCTTCTCGCGCTCCACGAGCGTCATCGCCGGCGAGGGTACCGGCATGGAGCGCGATTATGAATTCTCCTCGCGCCAGCATTTTGCCGACCTGGATGCGCCGGAAGACATAGGCCGCAAGGCCGGGGAACGCGCCGTGCGCCGGCTCGGCGCGCGCAAGGCCGCGACCGGACCGGTCGACGTGGTGTTCGATCCGCGCGTGGCGCGCGGCATTGCCGGCCATCTCGCGGGCGCCATCAACGGCGCTGCCGTCGCGCGCAAGACGTCGTTCCTGCGCGACATGATGGGCAAAAAGGTGGCTGCATCGGCCATTACCGTCACCGACGAGCCGCTGAGGCGGCGCGGCCAGGCCTCGCGTCCGTTCGACGGCGAAGGCGTCGAAGGCGACAAGCTTTTCATGGTCGAGAACGGCGTGCTCAACCACTGGTTCCTGTCCACCTCGGCGGCGCGGGAACTGGGTCTCGTCACCAATGGACGCGGTTCGCGCAGCGGTTCCTCTGTCTCGCCGTCTTCGACCAATCTTGCCATCGAGCCGGGTGAGCGCTCGCCAGAAGAACTGATTGCGTCACTCAAGACCGGCTTCTACGTCACCGAGGTGTTCGGGCAAGGTGTCGACATGGTGACCGGCGAATACAGCCGCGGCGCTTCGGGGTTCTGGATCGACAACGGCCAGCTTGCCTATCCCGTGGCCGAAGTCACGATCGCCTCCAACCTGAAGACGATGTTCCTCAACATGGTGCCGGCAAGCGACCTCGATCGCAATTTCGGCACCGCTGCCCCCACGCTGCTGATCGAAGGCATGACCCTTGCCGGAGCATGA
- a CDS encoding patatin-like phospholipase family protein: MNLTFGIAFGGGGARGLAHIHVIEALDELGIRPVAIAGSSIGAIMGAGMASGMTGKDIHDYARSILGRRAEVASRMWRARPGTIAEAMQAGIRVSQFNVERILKAFLPEAIPETFAELKIPLKVTATDYFGHKLAVFAEGDLHSALAASAAIPAVFRPVMRDGRLLIDGGIYNPVPFDLIEDDADIIIGVDVVGAPEEADHRRPTSVDLMFGATQLMMQSIIANKLKQCQPDILIRPAVSKYRVLDFLKIEVLMTETADIKDQLKREVERVVEARESAAVEQRRGKQTG; encoded by the coding sequence ATGAACCTCACCTTCGGCATCGCCTTTGGCGGCGGCGGCGCGCGCGGTCTGGCGCATATCCATGTCATCGAGGCGCTGGACGAGCTGGGCATCAGGCCGGTCGCAATCGCCGGCTCGTCCATCGGCGCCATCATGGGCGCCGGCATGGCCTCCGGCATGACCGGCAAGGACATCCATGATTATGCCCGCTCGATCCTCGGCCGCCGCGCCGAGGTGGCGAGCCGCATGTGGCGGGCGCGGCCCGGCACCATCGCCGAGGCCATGCAGGCCGGCATCCGCGTCAGCCAGTTCAATGTCGAGCGCATCCTCAAGGCCTTCCTGCCCGAAGCCATTCCCGAAACCTTCGCCGAGCTGAAAATCCCGCTGAAGGTGACGGCGACGGACTATTTCGGCCACAAGCTGGCCGTGTTCGCCGAAGGCGACCTGCATTCGGCGCTAGCGGCTTCAGCGGCCATTCCTGCCGTGTTCCGCCCGGTGATGCGCGACGGCCGGCTGCTGATCGACGGCGGCATCTACAACCCTGTGCCCTTCGACCTGATCGAGGATGATGCCGACATCATCATCGGCGTCGACGTGGTCGGCGCGCCGGAAGAGGCCGACCACAGGCGGCCGACCTCCGTCGACCTGATGTTCGGCGCCACTCAATTGATGATGCAGTCGATCATCGCCAACAAGCTGAAGCAGTGCCAGCCCGACATCCTGATCCGCCCGGCGGTGTCCAAATACCGCGTGCTCGACTTCCTCAAGATCGAGGTCCTGATGACCGAGACGGCGGATATCAAGGACCAGCTGAAGCGCGAGGTGGAGAGGGTTGTGGAGGCTAGGGAAAGTGCTGCTGTCGAGCAAAGACGGGGAAAGCAGACCGGGTGA
- a CDS encoding M16 family metallopeptidase, producing MTFQAEWLRKTLLATSLALVIAGLAPATFAADKRPAEFKVTDFLLDNGMEVVVIPDHRSPIVTHMVWYKVGSADEPPGKSGIAHFFEHLMFKATANHAAGEFDRAVSDIGGSNNAFTSYDYTAFHETVAPSALELMMSFEADRMRNLILTDDVIKTERDVILEERRSRIDNSPEAVLEEELDATLWQNQPYRIPVIGWMQEMEQLNRTDAIAFYNKYYQPNNAVLIVAGDVEPDTVKALAEKTYGKIARGPDLPPRVRPVEPEQNTRRTVTLSDARVSVPNFSTQWVVPSYHTAEPGEAEALDLLAEILGGGNRSRLYQALVVRQGIASNAGAYFQGTMLDDTNFTVYGTPRGDARLVDVEAAVDAEVVRIAREGVTVKELDKAKDRYVRSMVFARDKQDSMANIYGAELATGGNVQDIEQWPERIRNITPGEIKAVAARYLVLARSTTGYLLPQQQAGN from the coding sequence ATGACATTTCAGGCTGAATGGCTGCGCAAGACGCTCTTGGCCACATCGCTGGCTTTGGTCATTGCCGGACTGGCCCCGGCGACCTTCGCCGCCGACAAGCGGCCGGCCGAGTTCAAGGTAACGGATTTTCTGCTCGACAATGGCATGGAAGTGGTCGTCATTCCCGACCATCGCTCACCGATCGTCACCCATATGGTGTGGTATAAGGTGGGCAGCGCCGACGAGCCGCCAGGCAAATCCGGCATCGCCCATTTCTTCGAGCATCTGATGTTCAAGGCGACGGCCAATCACGCCGCCGGCGAGTTCGACCGCGCCGTCTCCGACATAGGCGGCTCCAACAATGCCTTCACCTCCTACGACTACACCGCCTTCCACGAGACGGTGGCGCCGTCGGCGCTCGAGCTGATGATGAGCTTCGAGGCCGACCGCATGCGCAACCTCATCCTCACCGACGATGTCATCAAGACCGAGCGCGACGTCATCCTGGAGGAGCGCCGTTCGCGCATCGACAACAGTCCCGAGGCGGTGCTCGAAGAGGAACTCGACGCCACGCTGTGGCAGAACCAGCCCTACCGAATTCCGGTCATTGGCTGGATGCAGGAGATGGAGCAGTTGAACCGCACCGACGCCATCGCCTTCTACAACAAATACTACCAGCCCAACAACGCGGTGCTGATCGTGGCCGGTGACGTCGAGCCCGACACGGTCAAGGCTCTGGCCGAGAAAACCTACGGCAAGATCGCGCGCGGGCCCGACCTGCCGCCGCGCGTCCGCCCGGTCGAGCCGGAGCAGAATACCAGGCGCACGGTGACGCTGTCCGACGCCCGCGTCAGCGTGCCGAATTTCTCCACCCAATGGGTGGTGCCATCCTACCACACGGCCGAGCCCGGCGAAGCCGAGGCGCTCGACCTGCTGGCGGAAATACTGGGCGGCGGCAACCGCAGCCGGCTCTATCAGGCGCTGGTGGTCAGGCAAGGCATCGCTTCCAACGCCGGGGCCTATTTCCAGGGCACCATGCTGGACGACACCAACTTCACCGTCTATGGCACGCCGCGCGGCGACGCCAGGCTCGTCGATGTCGAGGCGGCCGTCGACGCGGAGGTCGTGCGCATCGCCAGGGAAGGCGTCACCGTCAAGGAGCTGGACAAGGCCAAGGACCGCTATGTCCGCTCGATGGTTTTCGCCCGCGACAAACAGGATTCGATGGCCAATATCTATGGCGCCGAGCTTGCCACCGGCGGCAATGTGCAGGACATCGAGCAATGGCCGGAGCGCATCCGCAACATCACTCCCGGCGAGATCAAGGCCGTCGCCGCGCGCTATCTGGTGCTGGCCCGGTCGACGACCGGCTATCTCTTGCCGCAGCAACAGGCGGGGAATTGA
- a CDS encoding 3'(2'),5'-bisphosphate nucleotidase CysQ: MPEHDLTTTGATEDLPLLRDAAREAGAIAMRYFGNSPQVWMKGGTSPVSEADHAADAYLRQTLLAARPDYGWLSEETVDDPVRLSARRTFVVDPIDGTRGFLEGQRTWCVSVAVVEHGRSLAGVLECPALNETYWALPGQGAFRNGRRIAVRQPGDKAEISGLKQLLDRIPAGWQERLKRAPYSPSLAYRLAMIANGTLDATFVKPNAHDWDIAAADLILREAGGQLLDPHGRAPLYAGEVTRHGALAAGSGELLAVLVGVIAGLDD, encoded by the coding sequence TTGCCGGAGCATGATCTGACCACGACCGGCGCCACGGAGGATCTGCCGCTGCTGCGCGATGCTGCCCGCGAGGCGGGTGCCATCGCGATGCGCTACTTCGGCAACAGTCCGCAAGTCTGGATGAAAGGCGGCACGTCGCCGGTCAGCGAGGCCGATCACGCCGCCGATGCGTATTTGCGCCAGACCCTGCTTGCGGCGCGACCGGATTATGGCTGGCTCTCCGAGGAGACGGTCGACGATCCAGTGCGGCTTTCGGCGCGCCGAACCTTTGTCGTCGATCCGATCGACGGCACCCGCGGCTTCCTGGAAGGCCAGCGCACCTGGTGTGTCAGCGTCGCCGTCGTGGAGCATGGCCGTTCGCTTGCCGGCGTGCTCGAGTGTCCGGCGCTTAACGAGACTTACTGGGCGCTGCCTGGTCAGGGCGCCTTCCGTAACGGCAGGCGCATCGCGGTGCGCCAGCCCGGCGACAAGGCCGAAATTTCCGGATTGAAGCAGTTGCTCGACAGGATACCGGCCGGCTGGCAGGAACGGCTGAAGCGGGCGCCCTACAGCCCTTCGCTTGCCTATCGCCTGGCAATGATCGCCAACGGCACGCTCGATGCCACTTTCGTAAAGCCGAACGCGCACGACTGGGATATCGCCGCCGCCGACCTTATCCTGCGCGAGGCGGGCGGCCAGTTGCTCGACCCGCATGGCCGCGCGCCGCTCTATGCCGGCGAGG
- a CDS encoding dihydrofolate reductase family protein has translation MRKLIVTEFISVDGIAEVEKLPGVTWNDEMNRFKEDELADSGAMLLGRTTYEIFAGSWPSETGDFADRFNALPKYVASSNLKVLDWKPAELLRGPLPEAVRTLKLGSGGNIYVHGSLSVAQELLRHGLVDRVRLLSYPGTVGQGKKLFPAGDPVSFELISAKPFSNGVVALEYAPVLAKS, from the coding sequence ATGAGAAAGCTTATCGTCACCGAATTCATCAGCGTCGATGGCATCGCCGAAGTCGAGAAACTGCCTGGCGTGACCTGGAACGACGAGATGAACAGGTTCAAGGAGGACGAGCTGGCTGACAGCGGCGCCATGCTTTTGGGACGCACAACCTACGAGATTTTCGCCGGCTCGTGGCCGAGCGAAACCGGAGACTTCGCCGACCGGTTCAACGCGCTGCCGAAATACGTCGCGTCCAGCAATTTGAAGGTGCTCGACTGGAAACCGGCCGAGCTGCTCAGGGGGCCGCTGCCGGAGGCGGTCAGGACACTGAAGCTAGGTAGCGGCGGCAACATCTATGTGCATGGCAGCCTCAGCGTCGCGCAGGAACTGTTGCGCCATGGTCTGGTCGACCGCGTCAGGCTGCTGAGCTACCCCGGCACCGTTGGCCAAGGCAAAAAGCTGTTTCCGGCCGGCGATCCGGTGTCGTTTGAGTTGATTTCCGCCAAGCCATTCAGCAATGGGGTGGTGGCGCTGGAGTATGCGCCGGTGCTGGCGAAATCGTAA
- the rsmD gene encoding 16S rRNA (guanine(966)-N(2))-methyltransferase RsmD yields the protein MRIVGGEFRGRPLATPRGSAIRPTTDRTREAVFNVLAHRFADRLQGARVLDLFAGTGALGLEALSRGASYGVFIEESAEGRGLIRDNVEAFGLTGRTKIFRRDATALGEAGTLAPFELVFADPPYGKGLGERALRSAKQGGWLRPGALCVVEETAAAPFEPGPGFSVVDERHYGETLIRLVEAA from the coding sequence ATGAGGATCGTCGGCGGCGAGTTTCGCGGGCGCCCGCTGGCGACGCCCCGCGGCAGCGCCATCCGCCCCACCACCGACCGCACCCGCGAGGCTGTTTTCAATGTGCTGGCGCATCGCTTTGCCGATCGGCTGCAGGGCGCGCGCGTGCTCGACCTGTTCGCAGGCACAGGCGCGCTCGGGCTCGAGGCGCTGTCGCGCGGCGCGTCCTATGGCGTCTTCATCGAGGAGTCGGCCGAAGGCCGCGGCCTGATCCGCGACAATGTCGAGGCCTTCGGCCTGACCGGCCGCACCAAGATATTCCGGCGCGATGCGACGGCTCTGGGCGAGGCCGGCACGCTGGCGCCGTTCGAGCTCGTTTTCGCCGATCCACCTTACGGCAAGGGTCTTGGCGAACGCGCGCTGAGGTCGGCCAAGCAAGGCGGCTGGCTGCGTCCCGGCGCGCTGTGCGTGGTCGAGGAGACAGCGGCGGCGCCTTTCGAGCCGGGACCGGGATTTTCAGTTGTCGACGAGCGCCACTATGGCGAGACGCTGATCCGGCTTGTCGAGGCCGCCTGA
- the efp gene encoding elongation factor P: MVKVIASSLRKGNVVDKDGKLYVILFAENIHPGKGTPVTQLDMRRIGDGVKVSERYRTTEQVERAYVEEREHTFLYADGEGYHFMNPETYDQVAVSEAVVGDAAPYLQEGMPVQVSQFNGIAISLVLPQRATFEVVETEPTTKGQTASSSYKPALLSNGVRTAVPPHIAPGTRVVVMTADGSYVERAKD, translated from the coding sequence GTGGTGAAAGTCATCGCCAGTTCGCTCCGCAAAGGCAATGTCGTCGACAAGGACGGCAAGCTTTATGTGATCCTCTTTGCCGAAAACATCCACCCAGGCAAGGGCACGCCCGTGACGCAGCTCGACATGCGCCGCATTGGCGACGGGGTGAAGGTTTCGGAGCGCTACCGCACCACCGAACAGGTGGAGCGCGCCTATGTCGAGGAGCGCGAGCACACCTTCCTCTACGCCGACGGCGAAGGCTATCACTTCATGAACCCCGAGACCTACGACCAGGTGGCGGTGTCGGAAGCCGTGGTCGGCGATGCCGCCCCCTATTTGCAGGAAGGCATGCCGGTTCAGGTCTCGCAGTTCAACGGCATCGCCATCTCCCTGGTACTGCCGCAGCGGGCCACCTTCGAAGTGGTCGAGACCGAGCCGACGACCAAGGGCCAGACGGCGTCCTCTTCCTACAAGCCCGCCCTACTCTCCAACGGCGTGCGCACCGCCGTGCCGCCGCATATCGCGCCAGGCACCCGCGTGGTGGTGATGACGGCCGATGGGTCCTATGTGGAGCGCGCGAAGGACTGA
- the epmA gene encoding EF-P lysine aminoacylase EpmA, whose amino-acid sequence MTAASPWWTPHVHADRRSRLMLRNGLAAALRDWFARRDFIEVQASALQISPGNEAHLAAFATEAVAPDGQRKPLYLHTSPEFACKKLLAAGETRIFSFGPVYRNRERGPLHHPEFTMLEWYRVGETYESLMRDCADLLALAATRAGATRFSFRGRDCDPFAEPERLTVADVFARHAGIDLLATVSADGITDRDSLHQALTGAGLRTAPDDGWADLFSRVMVEKIEPNLGIGRATILCEYPVAEAALARPSPRDPRVAERFELYCCGVELANGFGELTDAEEQRRRFIMEMDEKERVYGERYPLDEDFLAALAVMPQASGIALGFDRLAMLATGAQKIEDVIWTPVAGS is encoded by the coding sequence ATGACCGCCGCCTCGCCCTGGTGGACGCCGCATGTGCATGCCGATCGCCGTTCGCGCCTGATGCTGCGCAACGGCCTTGCCGCCGCCTTGCGCGACTGGTTCGCCCGTCGCGATTTCATCGAGGTGCAGGCATCGGCCCTGCAGATATCGCCCGGCAACGAGGCGCATCTGGCGGCCTTCGCAACCGAGGCGGTCGCGCCGGACGGGCAGCGCAAGCCGCTCTATCTGCACACCTCGCCGGAATTCGCCTGCAAGAAGCTGCTCGCCGCCGGCGAGACCAGGATCTTCAGCTTCGGCCCGGTCTATCGCAACCGCGAGCGTGGCCCTTTGCACCATCCCGAATTCACCATGCTCGAATGGTACAGGGTCGGCGAAACCTATGAGAGCCTGATGCGGGATTGCGCGGATCTGCTGGCGCTGGCCGCGACAAGGGCAGGGGCCACGCGCTTCAGCTTTCGCGGCCGCGACTGCGATCCTTTCGCGGAGCCGGAGCGGCTGACGGTGGCGGACGTCTTCGCCCGCCATGCCGGGATCGATCTGCTTGCGACGGTCAGCGCCGACGGCATCACCGACCGCGATTCGCTCCATCAGGCCCTGACCGGTGCCGGCCTGCGTACCGCGCCCGACGACGGCTGGGCCGACCTGTTCAGCCGGGTGATGGTGGAGAAGATCGAGCCCAATCTCGGTATCGGCCGCGCGACCATCCTTTGCGAGTACCCAGTCGCCGAGGCGGCTCTGGCGCGACCGAGCCCACGCGACCCCCGCGTCGCCGAGCGCTTCGAGCTCTATTGCTGCGGCGTCGAACTTGCCAACGGCTTCGGCGAGTTGACGGACGCCGAGGAGCAGCGCCGGCGCTTCATCATGGAAATGGACGAGAAAGAGCGCGTCTATGGCGAGCGCTATCCGCTGGACGAGGATTTTCTCGCGGCACTCGCGGTCATGCCACAGGCCAGCGGCATCGCGCTCGGCTTCGACAGGCTGGCGATGCTGGCCACGGGCGCGCAAAAAATCGAGGATGTGATCTGGACGCCTGTTGCCGGGTCCTGA
- a CDS encoding M16 family metallopeptidase — protein sequence MKSEQHGSFPSPKRGEGRARAALVTLLLSIFFLVLPALAARAMDIQQVTSPKGVTAWLVEDYSVPMVAIRFVFGGGSTQDPPGKEGLANLMTGLFDEGAGPLDSDAFQVKLDDAGAEMSFEETRDGIYGSMRMLAEQRDEAFDLLRLAVNEPRFDQAPIDRIGAQILSGIIAGENDPDTIAQDRWARALYGDHPYSRSDQGTRQSIAAITRDDLKALHKAVFARSGLHVAVVGAIDPETLKKKLDMVFGGLPQNQALAPVADVEPNLARHIEVDYDLPQTSLQLAWPGVKRKAADFFPAVLMNEILGGGTFTSRLFQEVREKRGLAYSVNSSLINQDHADALIVTTGTRSDRAAETLGIVRDVVKRLAEDGPTDAELAATKKYMIGAYAINNLDSSSAIAATLVELQLDDLGVDYIQRRTGLINAVTLDQVKAAAKKLLSAEPTIMVVGPPLAGANKG from the coding sequence ATGAAGAGCGAGCAACACGGCTCTTTCCCGTCTCCCAAACGGGGAGAAGGGAGGGCACGCGCAGCGCTTGTCACTTTGCTCCTTTCCATCTTCTTCCTGGTCCTGCCGGCGCTTGCCGCCCGCGCCATGGACATCCAGCAGGTCACGTCGCCCAAGGGCGTCACCGCCTGGCTCGTCGAGGATTATTCGGTGCCGATGGTGGCCATCCGTTTCGTCTTTGGGGGCGGCTCGACGCAGGATCCGCCGGGTAAGGAAGGGCTGGCCAATCTGATGACCGGTCTGTTCGACGAAGGCGCAGGCCCTCTGGACAGCGACGCCTTCCAGGTGAAGCTCGACGACGCCGGCGCCGAGATGAGCTTCGAGGAGACCCGCGACGGCATCTACGGTTCCATGCGCATGTTGGCCGAGCAGCGCGACGAGGCGTTCGACCTGCTGCGGCTGGCGGTCAACGAGCCGCGTTTCGACCAGGCGCCGATCGATCGCATCGGCGCTCAGATCCTGTCCGGCATCATCGCCGGAGAGAACGACCCCGACACGATCGCGCAGGACAGATGGGCGCGCGCGCTCTATGGCGATCATCCTTATTCGCGCTCCGATCAGGGCACCAGGCAGAGCATCGCCGCCATCACGCGGGACGATCTGAAGGCGCTGCACAAGGCCGTCTTCGCGCGGAGCGGGCTGCATGTCGCGGTGGTCGGCGCCATCGACCCGGAAACGCTGAAGAAGAAACTGGACATGGTGTTCGGCGGGCTGCCGCAGAACCAGGCGCTCGCGCCGGTTGCCGACGTCGAGCCGAATCTGGCGCGGCATATCGAGGTCGACTACGACCTACCGCAGACCTCGCTTCAGCTTGCCTGGCCTGGCGTGAAGCGCAAGGCGGCGGATTTCTTCCCTGCGGTTCTGATGAACGAGATTCTCGGCGGCGGCACCTTCACCTCGCGCCTGTTCCAAGAGGTGCGCGAGAAGCGCGGGCTGGCCTACAGCGTCAATTCCTCGCTCATCAACCAGGACCATGCCGACGCTCTGATCGTCACCACCGGCACACGATCGGACCGGGCCGCCGAAACCCTTGGCATCGTGCGGGACGTGGTCAAGCGGCTTGCCGAGGACGGCCCGACCGACGCGGAACTGGCGGCGACCAAGAAATACATGATCGGCGCCTACGCCATCAACAACCTGGACTCCTCCAGCGCCATCGCCGCGACCCTGGTCGAGCTGCAGCTCGACGACCTCGGCGTCGATTACATTCAGCGCCGCACCGGCCTCATCAACGCGGTGACACTCGACCAGGTCAAGGCCGCGGCGAAGAAGCTTTTGTCGGCCGAGCCGACCATCATGGTCGTCGGACCGCCCTTGGCCGGAGCCAACAAGGGATGA
- a CDS encoding VOC family protein, with translation MTPFHLAFPVRDLDETRAFYGEVLGCAIGRSSETWVDFDLFGHQMSAHLRPRAAPAASDGKVDGMAVPIPHFGAVLLMDDWQRLATRLEARADIDWLERPMIRFKGEPGEQATLFIRDPSGNALEFKGFRSLEQIFAH, from the coding sequence ATGACGCCTTTCCATCTTGCCTTCCCGGTCCGTGATCTCGATGAAACACGCGCTTTCTATGGCGAGGTGCTGGGTTGCGCCATCGGCCGCTCTTCGGAGACCTGGGTCGATTTCGACCTGTTCGGCCACCAGATGTCGGCGCATCTGCGGCCACGGGCCGCGCCGGCCGCCAGCGACGGCAAGGTCGACGGCATGGCGGTGCCGATCCCGCATTTCGGCGCCGTGCTTTTGATGGATGACTGGCAGCGGCTTGCCACGCGGCTGGAAGCACGCGCCGACATAGACTGGCTGGAGCGGCCGATGATCCGCTTCAAGGGAGAGCCCGGCGAACAGGCGACGCTGTTCATCCGCGATCCCTCGGGCAACGCGCTGGAATTCAAGGGCTTTCGTTCGCTGGAGCAGATTTTCGCGCATTGA